The stretch of DNA GAGCTCTTCGGCCTCGAATTCCGCCCGCTCGCTCCGGGCCGCGTGCCCGTGTATCACTCCGACGTGCGCGTCTGGGAAGTGGTCGACGTGTCGGGTACGCATGTCGGGCTGTTTTACTTCGACCCGTTCGCGCGCACGGGGAAGCGCTCCGGCGCTTGGATGAGCGACTACCGCTCTCAGGAACGGTTCGACGGAGCGACGTCGCCGCTCGTGTCGAACAACTGCAACTACATGCGCGGCCGGCCCGGCGAGCCGGTGCTTATTAGTTGGGAAGACGCCACGACCTTGTTCCACGAATTCGGCCACGCTCTGCATGGGCTCTTGTCGGCCGTGAACTACCCGTCGCTGTCGGGCACGAATGTGGCGCGCGACTACGTGGAGTTTCCCTCGCAGATCCTCGAGCATTGGCTCTCGACGCCCGAGGTGCTCGAGCGGTTCGCCCTGCACCACGAGACGGGCCGGCCGATCCCGAAGGAGCTCGTGGCCCGCATCGAGCGCGCGGGAAGGTTCAACGAGGGCTTCCGCACGGTCGAGTTCTTGGCGAGCGCGCTGATCGATATGAAACTGCATCTAGCCGGCGATGCCGCGATCGAACCGGCACAGTTCGAGCAAGAAACGCTCGCCGAGCTAGGGATGCCGCGAGAGATCGTGATGCGGCATCGCATGCCGCACTTCCTGCATGTCTTCGGCGGCGACGGCTACTCCGCGGCCTACTACAGCTACCTCTGGGCCGACACGCTCACGGCCGACGCCTGGGAGTCGTTTACCGAAGCCGGCGGCCCGTGGGATCAGGCCGTTACGCGCCGGCTACGGGACCACGTCTTCTCGAAAGGAAACACGATCGACCCGACCGACGGCTACCGAGCCTTCCGCGGCCGCGACGCCGGCATTGAAGCCCTGATGCGAAAGCGCGGCTTCATGAAGCCGTGAGTCGCGCGAAGGCTTTTTTCCGCTCGCGAGTCGGTCTTACTTTTTCAGCAAGGCGATTCGGCGAACGATGCCATCTTGGGCTGTGGTGAGCGGCGACAAGTCATCGGTCGTCGAGCGGAGTAAGCCGGCCGTGAGCCAGCGGATTTCGGCGTCGTCGGCTGCGCTTTTGGCGTAGTCGAGGAACGCCTCTCGTCCGCGCGGGGGAATCGGCCCTGCGACTTCGAGCAAGAACGCTTCCAGCTGGCGGAGGTCGTCGGCCTTGGTGTAGATCGCGGCTCGAATGGCGATCCCCGTCGCATCCGTGTCGGCCACGCGGCGCTTGGCGGCGTTGGCATAGATGCGGCGGAGCAGTTGAACCTCGGCGTAGAGCTTCGCCATCCGCGCCGATCCTTGCGGGTCGCCTAAGGAGTAGAGAGCGGCGGCCGCATGCATGGCGACGACCCCTTGCCGCAACGCGGCGGGGCTGTTCCAACCGGGCGTTCCGCTCCGGCGGAAGTCGGCGGTCGGCAGCGTGCGCTCGTACAAGCTTTGCAAGATCGGCAAATGCTTTGGATCGTCGAGCCGGCGGAAACCGTCGAGCACGGCCGGCGTCACGTCGGAGTCGGGCAGGAGCTTGAGCAAGCGTTCGCTTGCGGCGGGGCCGCGCGAAGCGCCGAGCAACTCGATCGCAGCGTTGCGATGCGCCGCCTCGGGGTTGAGCGAGTCGCTCCATTTGAGCAACTGTTTTTCCCACGCCGGTTCCGCGAAGCGGGCCAGCGCGCCGACGATCGCCGGCGAGAGCGCGACGCGGATCGGTTTGTCGGCGAAAAGTTGCTCGAAGACGATCCCGGCCGTTTCGGCGTTGGGGCCGATTGCAAAACGCTCCGCGAATTCCGCCGTCAACGGCTGGAAGCGAAACTTGACTTGGCTGACTTCTTCGGCAGCGAGCGGCTTGAGCGTCGACGATGTCGCCGCGTCGGCCGTGCGGTTCGCAGCCGACCAATCGACGGCGCGGCCCAGCAAGCGCGGCCAATCGGTCCAGTCCCAGAACGCGAGCGTTCCTGTCGGGGGCTTACCGTGGGTAGTCAGCGCGCAGGCCACGACGCGTCCTTTGCCGAACGAGCCGCTGACGATCGCGGGCCGCTCGCCGACGCGGAGCTCGACCGTCGCACCTTTCCGCGGCGCTAATGTTTGCGAGTAAAACGAACGAGGTGTTTGGTCGAAAGCGTAATCGCTCGGCCAGCTTGACGCGCTCTCGGCCTTGAGCGGCGTGCCGGCCCGATCGACCGGAATCGGATACTCGGGGGGCATGTCGACCGGAATCATCTCGGCCAGCGGAGTGTCGGCGTAGCCGCCGCGCCCGTAGGCCCATTCGCCACCGAGGACGACGAGCCCGCCCCCTTGGTCGACGAAGTCGCGAAGCATGGCTAACCACTTCGGGCCGAGCGAGGGGGCGTCGATGTTCGCCAGCACTACGGTTGAGTAGCCGGCCAACTGTTCGGGCGTTTGCGGCAGGCCGTACATCCGGACCCCGCCGTGATAGACGTTCATCGCGCGGTAGGCATCTTCATAGAGCACACCGCCGGAATGCATCGCTTCGCGCCAGCGAAACATATCGCCCCACGGTCCGACGACGACGAGCGCCTTGGGGAGCGCCGCCGGTGCATCGGCTGCCTGAGCCGATCCGGTGAGCAAGCAGCAGACTGCGGCGACGAGAGAGTAAATAAAGCGGTTGATCCGGTTCATCGTGCGGCCTCCGTCCAAACTAACATCGTCCAGACACGGTGTTCCGGAATCTCGACCACGTAGCGGTCGCCGACTTTCTTGGCCGTTAACGCTTCGGCCCTCGTCGTCGGCTCGGCACTGAGCGCCCACACGGTCGGCTCTTTCGCGGTCTTGCGGCCGACGTTGAACTTCGTGCGCCACGGCGTCATCGTGCCCGGCTTGTCGGGGGCCATCTCCGGGCTCGGCGGATTGCTGAGCAGATGCACGACCCATTGCGTCCGGCCGTCGGGCAGCGTGCGGCGGCGCGGGAGCTCGCGCCACCAGAGCTGGGAGTCGTCATCGATGGAGAACTGTTCCGCTTCGGCGGTGGTGGGTTCTAGGTCGCCGGCCCAGCAGTATTCGCCGTAGCGGGTCATGAACTGTGCGTAGTTGCCGGGGAGCGGTGCGCTCCAGCCGTAGTCGCCGTAGGGATGCGAGCCGCCGATGAACAAGCTGCAAATGGCATAGAGCCGCATCGAGGCCGAGAAGCCGCTCGCCACGACGCAACAAAGGTGCCCGCCGCGCTTGCGGACCACGTTCGCCTCCGTGTGAATCCGTTCGAGATAACCCTTCCAAGGTCCGCGAACGACTTGGCGAATCTGCTCGTCCATGATCTGTCCGCCGCCGAGGCAGCATTCGTCGAAGAACTTATTCCCCTCCGGCGAGTTGATGTTCTCCGGAATGCCGAAGTTGAAAGACATCGCGAAGTGCGGATCGTGTGCTTGCAGTTGATGTCGCGCGTAGCGAACGTTGCCCAACGACACTTCGGTGCCCGACCACTGTCCCTCTTTCTTATCGTAGAAATCAGGCACCAACTTCTTCATCGTCGCTTCGACGCCTAGCAATTGGAACTCGCCGTGAACGTCCGTGGCCCCCATCGCGCTCCAGCCCGGCGGGTTGTCGAAGCGTGCGCCGTCCCAACCGAATTGCTTGGCCGAGGCGACCGTCTCGGAGATTCCTTTGTCGACCGAGCGGAGCATGCCCATGTTGATGCCGACGTAGTTCCAGATGCCGCTTCGCAGATCCCACAACTTCGGGTCGGCTTCGGTGATCGGCTTCAACCGCAGGTCTTCGACGTCGAAGAACTCGTTCGGCAGGCCGATCCGATCGTGCGTCACCAACTCGGGCGTTTCGCGCCCCCATTCCAAGCCTTCGGGTCCGCTGGCGGTCGGCCAAAGATAGGTGATCATCTTGATCCCCTCGGCGTGGCTCAGTTTCATCCACATTTCCAGACCGGCCCGCGAGTTGTGGGCATCGCCTTGGCCGGTCCACCAGTGATCGTTCTTCGGAGTGAGATCGGTCCAGCTACTCGGTTGCCAGCTAAACGCTTCTTCGACGTTCAGATAATTGCGACGGTTGTAAGCGACGTGATCGGGAAACTGCGCGAGGCGATCATGGAAGTCGAGAAACCCACTCGCCTGCATTGCGGTCTTCCAGATCGGGAAGCTGCACGAAAAGTATTCACTGCGCACGTCGAGCGGTTTGCCCTCGGACAACACCGTCACACGGGCCTCATGGCCGAACTCGCGCGGTCCGCCGGGCCACTCGAAGCGGCAGTTCGTCGTGCCACCCGAGAGCTTAAGCGTTTGCGTCGAGCTATGCACGACTTCGTCGAGGCCTGCGAGCAGGTCGAGCCGCACCTCGGCGTTCGCACCGGCCGAAAGGCTGCGAATCTGCACGTCGATCGGATTCAGTTGATTCGGATAGACATGCACGAACTGCGGTCGAACCGATTCGATCCAGACGGAGCCGGCCGTGAGCGGCTCGAACGTGACACGGTCGAGCAGCAAGGCCGGGTTGTGGAGCGACGACAACGGCATGAGCGGAGCGCTCTCGGCTTTGATCTCGCTCAACAGGTCGTCGCCGCCGGCGATCGACTTCGGCTTCTTCGGCGCGATCGCCACGGCGTCGGGCGAGGTCGGCAGTTCTTCTTTGCGGATCGATTGAACTTTGTCCAGCGCGCCGGTCGACACCTGGGCCCAATCGAGCTGCAACGTCGGGCTGGATGCCGCGAGGATCGTCGTTTCGAGAACGAGCGGCGTGTAGCGGTTGGGCGTGGAATCGAACTGCGTCCAGACGAACGATTTCTTCACCGCGGCAGGGCCGACGCCGCCGAGCGACCAATCGAAGCGAATGCGACTGAGGTTGTCGGCGGCACCGGCATGCAGTCGGGCATAGAGCGTGACTCGATAGCGACCGGGTGCCAACTGCGCCGCCGAAGTTTTTAACTTGTGCGAGCCCTTGAGGCCCGAGGCGACGTCGATGGCGAGCGCTTTCCGCTGCGCGGCGGCCGGATCGGCGACGAGCAGCGTCCGCTCGCCCGAGGCGTCGAACGTGACGACGGCCGGAGCCGGCTCGGCGGAGCTTGCGCGCGAGACCGCCACGGCACAGACGGAGAGAAACAAGAACGAACCGATGACGAAAGTGCGCATCACGGGGGAGCCCAGGCGGGGTGATTAGGCGGGAGAAGCGACAATTCTAGGCTCCCGCCGCGCCGCCTGCGAGCCGCTCGACGGACGATTTACGGAATTCATCGGCGGCTGTTCGCATCGGTGTATCGCTTCGGCGCGGCCCCCCTCATCGAATGATTCGACAGCGAGCCGAGCTCGTGCGATTCACGTTCGCTACTTACTTAGGATTCAGGAGCAAAATGTCCCCTTCCGCTAAGTGCGGCAGCGTAAAGGAAAAGCCGTCACCGTCGGCGTCGGGTTGCACCGGAAAGTCCTGCTCCAACGAGAGCGAGCGGACCTTTGCGACGGCGCCGGCGCCACGCACGCTCACTCGGACGTTCTCTGCCGGTATGTGCGTGATCTTCGGCTGCTCGCGCTCTCCGTTCTCCGACTTGATTTTCCGAACCGCCGTCACGCCGTAGGTCCAATTCATCAACGTGACGACTTGCCTGCCGGTTTTCGGTTGCCGGATTAAGATCCCCTCGATGGTCGGCATACCGAGGTCGACGACCGGCTTGGTTCTTTGCAGAGCCGGGGCCGTTGCGAAGCGACGGCGCGTGTCGTCGAAGTCGCGCTGCATGAGGAAGCGGTCGTTCAAAAGCGGGACGACGTACTCCAGGCCGGCGAAAAATCCGAGCACGTAGGCTTCGCCGCGGCCGTGCGCATGGCGAACGGCCGCCGCCCCGCCGTCGCCGTAGCGGGCGACGACGTCGGCGTCGTTCTCAGGATGAAGAACTTCACGTCCGATGGTGAGATCGAAGCCTCCCTCGAAGATTCCCGATCCGCTGACTCGGGCCGTCGGCTGCGCCGGTGCTGGACCGAGACGACTCTTGTCGTCGTAGTGTTGCAAGGCCGTGGCTCCATACGTTTTCGTGGCTTGCCACATTTCCGGCTCGGTCCGATCTTTCAATCCCAGCACGGGCTGCATGAACTCCAGCGGTCGGCAGTACTCATCCCGCGACAGGCCGAAACCCATCGTCACGAGCGTTCCACCGTTTTCCACCCACTGAACCAGCTTCTTGGCGGCGGCGCGCTCCAGTGCGGGACCGTTGACGTAGATCACGTCGTAGCGTGATAAGTCGCCGTCGCGGATCATCACCTGATCGATCGGGTCGACGGGGAGATGAGCATGCGCCAGCGCCGTGTAGATCCACTTCGCGTTTTCCCAGGCGGCGCTCCACATAGGCGCACCGCCGCTCAGTTGCATCCAAATTTCCGAAGCCCCCGGTTTCACGACCGCGATTCGCGGCGCATGCGTCCATTGCCCCTCATAGAGCACCTCTTCGGCACCGGCGATCAGCCGATTGGTGCGACCGACCGTGGCGAGCATTTCGTCCTTGCTCCCCCAATCGTCTCCTTTAGCGTACGACGGACCGTAGGTGTACCAGTTGATGTAACGCGCACCGCGACTGACGGCCGATAAGCCCCGCTGCATGCCGGCTCCGCGATGCGGCTTGACGTAAACGCCGAAGAGTTCTTGGCCCATGTCGGGCTGCGCCGTCACGACGCGCCCGACGTCGCACAGATAGCTATCCCACGACCAAACCCGCGCATCGCGGTTCGAGGTTTCGTAGATGAAGGCATTGTCCGCCGTTCGATAAAAGTCGAAGAAGTCTAAGCTGTGCCCACCCATGAGGAACGAGTTGCCGCGCATGGCGCCGGGATAATGCCAAGGCTGCCGAGCGACATCGCTCGCGGTGTCGCCTGCGGCCAGTGCCGCACGTTTCTTGGCGTTCTCTTCGCGCGATGCTTTTCGCAAGTCGCCGAAGAGTCGGGCCGAGGAATAGTTGTTGAATCGGAGCGTCCAATAAGCGAGCATCGCCTGGCGTTGGTCGTTCATCCACGGACGGTCGTCTCCCTTGCGGCCCCATACCGCGACGGGTGCGATAGTCGACCAATCGCGATCGCCGAAGTCGGCCGGCGTGAGACCCATGCTTTCGAGATAGGCATGGAACCCGCGCCGACAGTGCGGACAAACCGTGAGGTGCGCTTTTCCTTCCGGCGCGCCATCGACGACCACGCCGATCTCGTCGACCGTCGTCCCTTGCAGAAGGAAGATACCGCGAAAAGCCTGCATCGTCTTCACGGCGGCGGCCGCGGCTTGTTGCTTCGCCGCTTCCACGTCCGGTCCGAACGGACAGCCGGCGTGCGGGGTCGGAGTGCTGCCGTTGGAAACGGGAACCGGATACCCATGCGCGGCGGCGGTGTAACCCCGACCGAGCTGTGCGCCGGTCCCTTCGTTCCGCATCGCTTCGTCGACGAGCAATGACGGACCGTCTTGAAAGCCGTTGATCCCCATGGCGCGGAGAATGCGCGCCTCCTGCTCGACGATCGCCGGTTCCGCATGCCGGACGCCGAGCCGACTCGTAGGGCCGTAGCCGCCGAGATTGGTCACCATCGCAATCCGCTCCGGCTTGGGACCGACGGCCCACGGTTGCCTTGCGGCCCAGTCCGCGCGGCGCTCGACATACGTGACCAGCGGAGTCAGCTTGTCGAGGAACAAGGCGTCGGTCGGTTTCACATCCCCGATCAACTCTTGAAAGGGAATCACGATCGAGGCGATCGGACCGTCGGGCGCCTCGGTCGTGAAGCGCTTGATCGACTTTCCCTCGTAGAAAAATTCGAACTCCATGCGCAGACCGCGCGCGGCTCCTAGAAACTCGCGCCCGCCGCGACCATGCCGGCCCTCGCCGAGTTCTCCTTGATCGCCGCCGAACACTTGGAGGAAGCGCGGCTTATCGGCGCCGCCGGGAACGAATTGCTTGAGAGGGATCTCATCCGACCATTCTCCTAACTCGAACATCGGTGGCTTTTCCACGCGGTTGCGAAATCGGGGATCGACGCTCTTGCCGTCTTGGAGTCCATCGATCGGCGGCGGCGGAGCGGCAGCCTTCTTCTTCGGAGTATCCAACAAGTCGTCGATCCCCTTGCCGGACGATGCGGGCTTGGGCTCCGCCTTCGGCTTCCAAAAGTAGCCGTACACGCGCT from Planctomycetia bacterium encodes:
- a CDS encoding glutamine amidotransferase, producing the protein MNRINRFIYSLVAAVCCLLTGSAQAADAPAALPKALVVVGPWGDMFRWREAMHSGGVLYEDAYRAMNVYHGGVRMYGLPQTPEQLAGYSTVVLANIDAPSLGPKWLAMLRDFVDQGGGLVVLGGEWAYGRGGYADTPLAEMIPVDMPPEYPIPVDRAGTPLKAESASSWPSDYAFDQTPRSFYSQTLAPRKGATVELRVGERPAIVSGSFGKGRVVACALTTHGKPPTGTLAFWDWTDWPRLLGRAVDWSAANRTADAATSSTLKPLAAEEVSQVKFRFQPLTAEFAERFAIGPNAETAGIVFEQLFADKPIRVALSPAIVGALARFAEPAWEKQLLKWSDSLNPEAAHRNAAIELLGASRGPAASERLLKLLPDSDVTPAVLDGFRRLDDPKHLPILQSLYERTLPTADFRRSGTPGWNSPAALRQGVVAMHAAAALYSLGDPQGSARMAKLYAEVQLLRRIYANAAKRRVADTDATGIAIRAAIYTKADDLRQLEAFLLEVAGPIPPRGREAFLDYAKSAADDAEIRWLTAGLLRSTTDDLSPLTTAQDGIVRRIALLKK